From Fulvivirga lutea:
AAAGGATATTTTCTGCCGATATAAAACACTCAAAGGTTTTCAGGTAAAGCGTAAAGGCGGTTGGGATACTCATGGTTTGCCAGTGGAGCTGCAAGTAGAGAAAGAACTCGGAATTACCAAAGAAGACATAGGTAAGAAAATCTCAATAGAAGATTATAATAAGAAGTGCAAGGAGACTGTAATGAAGTTCAAAGATCAGTGGGATGATCTCACTGAGAAAATGGGCTACTGGGTTGATTTGGATGACCCTTATGTAACCTTTGAGAAGGATTACATGGAATCGCTTTGGCACATCTTAAAGCAATTGTATGATAAAGGCTTAATTTATAAAGGATATACTGTACAGCCGTTTTCTCCTGCTGCTGGTACTGGCCTAAGTTCGCACGAATTAAATCAACCAGGCACTTATAGAGATGTAAAAGATACTTCTGTTACTTCACAATTTAAGGTGAAGAAAAATGACAGATCAGCGTTCTTATTTGAATCAGAGGATGAAGATGTGAGAATGCTTGCATGGACTACTACACCATGGACGCTTCCATCTAACTGTGCATTGGCTGTTGGAGAGAAAATCGAATATGTAAAGGTGAAGACCTTCAATCCATATACATATGAGCCAGTGTCGGTTATTCTTGCGAAAGATTTGGTGAGTAAGCATTTCAATTCTAAGGCAGATAACATTGAACTTTCAGACTATAAGCCTGGTGATAAATTAATTCCTTATAAAGTAGTTCAAAGCTTTAAAGGAAGCGAAATCACTGAAGTAAGATATGAACAACTACTGCCTTATGTTACCAATGAAAATTTAGAAGCGAATGCTTTCAGGGTTATTCCTGGAGACTTTGTGACTACGGAAGATGGTACGGGTATCGTACATACAGCCTCTGTTTTTGGTGCGGATGACTTTAGAGTAGCGCAGCAAAACGGAGTACCAGCTGTCTTAGTAAAAGATGAGCAAGGCAACGATGTGCCTTTAGTAGATAAGCAAGGGAAATTTGTGAAAGAGGTTACTGATTTTGCTGGCATGTATGTGAAAGAAGAGTATTACGATGATGAGACTCGCAAAGATCCAGACTTTAAACCAACAGATGTACTTATAGCAATAAAGCTCAAGGAAGATAATAAAGCCTTCAAAGTAGAGAAATATGAGCACTCCTACCCTCATTGTTGGAGAACAGATAAGCCGGTTCTTTATTATCCATTAGATTCTTGGTTTATAAAAACTACGGCTGTTAAGGATGATTTAGTAGCTCTAAACAAAACAATCAACTGGAAACCAGAATCTACTGGTTCGGGGCGTTTTGGTAACTGGTTAGAAAACTTGGTAGATTGGAATTTATCTCGTTCAAGATTTTGGGGTACGCCATTACCGATATGGGTTTCTGAAGATAAAACAGAGCAAAAATGCATTGGCTCACTAGCTGAGTTGAAAGAAGAAGTTGAAAAATCAATCAAAGCAGGGTTTATGTCAGAGTCAATATCTGACGACTTCGATTTACACAGACCGTTTGTTGATGATGTTGTGCTGGTATCTGATTCTGGTCAGAAAATGTTCCGAGAGCCTGATTTGATAGACGTTTGGTTTGATTCAGGGGCCATGCCTTATGCACAATGGCATTATCCATTCGAAAATGAAGATACATTTAATTCCAATTATCCGGCAGATTTTATTGCTGAGGGCGTAGATCAAACACGAGGCTGGTTCTTCACGCTACATGCAATCGCTGTAATGCTTAATAAGAGTGTAGCTTTCAAAAATGTAATAGCCAATGGTCTAGTGCTTGATAAGAATGGCAATAAAATGTCTAAAAGATTGGGCAATGCAATAGATCCATTCAAAACATTAGAACAATACGGGCCTGATGCTACAAGATGGTATATGATATCAAATGCCAACCCTTGGGATAACCTTAAATTTAATATTGAGGGGGTCGCTGAAGTTCAGAGAAGATTCTTCGGCACACTTCACAACACCTATTCATTCTTTGCTTTATATGCAAACCTTGATGGTTTTAACTATAAGGATGGAGAAATTGAAGTTAGCAAAAGAACAGAAAGTGATCGCTGGATATTAAGTAAACTCAATACGCTTATCTCAAAAGTTGATCAAGCATTTGAGGAGTATGAGCCAACAAGAGCTGCCAGATTAATTCAGGATTTTACTATCGATGATTTAAGTAACTGGTATGTGCGGTTGAATAGAAAACGATTCTGGAGAGGTGAGTACAATGAGGATAAGAGATCTGCTTATCAAACACTATATACATGTTTAGCTAATATTGCTAAGCTTTCATCTCCAGTTGCCCCATTTTATATGGATAAGTTGTACCAGGATTTAAACGCAGTTACAGGTTTAGATAAAGCTGAATCAATTCACCTTACTGATTTTCCTAAAGCGGATGAGTCAATAATTGATGAAGAACTGGAAAGTAAGATGAGTTTAGCTCAAACAGTTTCTTCATTAGTGCACTCATTACGTAAAAAACACATGATTAAGGTAAGACAGCCTTTGTCAAAGATTTTGGTTCCGATACTAAACTCAGAATTCAAAAATCAGGTGAGTGCTGTGGAGGAATTGATACGTTCGGAGGTAAATATTAAGGCCATTGAATTTGTAGATGATGAATCAGGAATTTTGGTGAAAAATGTGAAGCCTAATTTTAGAAAGTTAGGTCAGGAATATGGACCTAAAATGAAAGAAATAGCCGGCAAGATTAATCAGTTATCTGCTGAAGATATCTCTGAATTAGAAGCTAATAATGCATTTGAAATTGAAATATCTGATCAAAAAATCAATTTGACATTAGAAGATGTTGAAATAACTTATCAGGATATCCCTGGTTGGTCTGTAGCCACTGAAGGTAGAATAACTGTTGCTCTTGACATTACGCTCGATGATGACTTGCGTAAAGAAGGTATTGCCAGAGATTTGGTGAACAGAGTTCAGAATCTTAGAAAAGATATGGGTCTTGAGGTTCAGGATAAGATCAATATCAGCATAGAAAAAAATGAAGAGTTGGTAAATGCTGCCTTAGAAGCTAATAAAGAATATATCTGTTCTGAAACACAGGCACTATCACTGGCTATTAAAGATTCTGTGACTGATGGTAATGAGTTGGAAATGGACGAATATAAAATAAAAGTAAAGATCGAAGCATAGAATGAAGCTAGACCCAAAAATCTTAAAGTACTTCTTAGTTGCGTTAGTAGTGATCATCATTGATCAAGCATCTAAAATGCTTGTGCATAATAACATGATGATGGGCACAGCAGGTGAAATTGATGTTATTGGCGATTGGTTTAAACTGCACTATTTGCTGAATCCAGGCATGGCCTTTGGTTTGAAATCCAGCCATGAGTATGGAAAGCTTTTACTCACACTGTTCAGGTTGGTGGCCATGGTGGGTATTGGTTACTACATCTATTATTTGTACAAAAAGCAGGCGCATACCGGATTGCTTTGGTGCATGGGTTTAATCTTAGGAGGTGCAGTGGGCAATGTGATTGACAGTACATTCTATGGGGTTTTACTTGACAATGCCCCAGCAGGCTCTCCCACTCCTTGGTTTCATGGACAGGTAATAGATATGCTTTTCTTCCCACTTTTCGATGGGTACTACCCAGAATGGATACCAGGTATTGGAGGTGATTACTTCCTGTTCTTCAGTCCCGTTTTTAACATAGCTGATTCTTCTATTTTTATTGGAGTCGTTATCATTCTAATATTTCAGAAGAAGTTTTTTGTGAAAGAGGAAGATGATAAAAAATCTGAGGAGACAAAAGAAGCAGTTGAAGAGTCAGTACTTGGCTAACTATTGAGAAGTGCGTCAATAGCTTTTACGGCTTTCTTTTGGCGCTCATAATGTGAGCCAGATACTTCAATGAAGTTAGCTCCTCTTTGAATGAGATCATTTTTAAAAGTATCATAAAAGAACTCTCGTAGATGAGGATTTTCTCTCTGCGGGTCTTCATCCCAAGGAATGTCAATTCCGGTTAAAATGTGCAGATCATATTTTCTGCTATGGTATTCACGCAGTATTTCATCATAGCACGCACCATATTTGTGTTCACTCCAGATTTTTATTACCGAAAGATCTGTATCGCAAATAAGAACTTTGTTGGCCTGTTCAGAAAACTTATCCTCTAATTGAGTTTGGCCCTTTGCGATTTTTAAAAGGTCTTTCTCTTCATATGGCCTGTCCAGTCGATCAATATATTGTCGGGCATATTCCGGCACCCAGGCAGTATTGTAATACTTTGCAAGCAATGATGATAAGGTGCTTTTGCCAGTACATTCAGGACCAACCAGGGCAACTTTTATGATATCTTTTGCTTTGCTAATTTCTTCCATTCCAAATATCCGGCTACAGCCAATCCAATATATACAAAGTAAAGTAACGAGTAAAAATAAATCCCCTTGTAAAAATAGATACCGGCTGCAAGTATATCTACCGCAAACCAATAAATCCAATTTTCTACTTTCTTCCTTGCAGTCAGCCACATGGCTGTAACACTTAATGATGTAGTGGCGGCATCCCAATAAGGTACAGAAGCGGGGATAAGGTTGGGGAATAGCACGTGAATGTTAGAAAGGAATAAGCCAAAAGCCAACACTCCAATGAGTGAGAGAAACAAATACACAACATTCCATCTTAATGAAAGCCACCTCACAACCACCTTTTCTTCAGTATCTTTTTTTCCATAAACCCAGTAATACCAGCCATATATATTCAGAATTAGAAAAAATATATGCAGTATAAAATCGCCATAGAGTTGCTGTGTCCAGAAAATGTAAAGTGAAAGGAGTATGTAAGTTATACCTGTTGGCCAGGTGAAGACATTTTCCTTGATGAGAAAGTAAACACATAGCAAACCGAAGATAAGCCCAAGTGCTTCGGTGATGTCTATTGAAAGAAAGTAATCAAGGCTTTGCCGAAGTAATTCCGTCATGGGCGCCAAAGATATCCTATAATTTTTAGATTTGTTAGACTATGAATTTTATGAGGAAATCTAATCTTTTTCTGCTACTGGTGGCCCTTTTATTTTCTTCGTGTGATATGTTTGAATCAAACAAGAAAAAGGGTGGCAAGAAAATTAAAGATGGCGTTGTGAAGCAATACAGAGCCAATAATGTATTAAAAAATGAAATCACATATAAAGATGGTGTTCGCCATGGAGTAGCAAAAACTTATTATGAAGACGGTACTTTGAGGCAAAAGATTGACT
This genomic window contains:
- the pnuC gene encoding nicotinamide riboside transporter PnuC gives rise to the protein MTELLRQSLDYFLSIDITEALGLIFGLLCVYFLIKENVFTWPTGITYILLSLYIFWTQQLYGDFILHIFFLILNIYGWYYWVYGKKDTEEKVVVRWLSLRWNVVYLFLSLIGVLAFGLFLSNIHVLFPNLIPASVPYWDAATTSLSVTAMWLTARKKVENWIYWFAVDILAAGIYFYKGIYFYSLLYFVYIGLAVAGYLEWKKLAKQKIS
- a CDS encoding lipoprotein signal peptidase, with amino-acid sequence MKLDPKILKYFLVALVVIIIDQASKMLVHNNMMMGTAGEIDVIGDWFKLHYLLNPGMAFGLKSSHEYGKLLLTLFRLVAMVGIGYYIYYLYKKQAHTGLLWCMGLILGGAVGNVIDSTFYGVLLDNAPAGSPTPWFHGQVIDMLFFPLFDGYYPEWIPGIGGDYFLFFSPVFNIADSSIFIGVVIILIFQKKFFVKEEDDKKSEETKEAVEESVLG
- the ileS gene encoding isoleucine--tRNA ligase, whose translation is MKYKEYKGLNYAEVANEVLDFWKSNKIFDKSISTREGNPTFTFYEGPPSANGTPGIHHVMARAVKDIFCRYKTLKGFQVKRKGGWDTHGLPVELQVEKELGITKEDIGKKISIEDYNKKCKETVMKFKDQWDDLTEKMGYWVDLDDPYVTFEKDYMESLWHILKQLYDKGLIYKGYTVQPFSPAAGTGLSSHELNQPGTYRDVKDTSVTSQFKVKKNDRSAFLFESEDEDVRMLAWTTTPWTLPSNCALAVGEKIEYVKVKTFNPYTYEPVSVILAKDLVSKHFNSKADNIELSDYKPGDKLIPYKVVQSFKGSEITEVRYEQLLPYVTNENLEANAFRVIPGDFVTTEDGTGIVHTASVFGADDFRVAQQNGVPAVLVKDEQGNDVPLVDKQGKFVKEVTDFAGMYVKEEYYDDETRKDPDFKPTDVLIAIKLKEDNKAFKVEKYEHSYPHCWRTDKPVLYYPLDSWFIKTTAVKDDLVALNKTINWKPESTGSGRFGNWLENLVDWNLSRSRFWGTPLPIWVSEDKTEQKCIGSLAELKEEVEKSIKAGFMSESISDDFDLHRPFVDDVVLVSDSGQKMFREPDLIDVWFDSGAMPYAQWHYPFENEDTFNSNYPADFIAEGVDQTRGWFFTLHAIAVMLNKSVAFKNVIANGLVLDKNGNKMSKRLGNAIDPFKTLEQYGPDATRWYMISNANPWDNLKFNIEGVAEVQRRFFGTLHNTYSFFALYANLDGFNYKDGEIEVSKRTESDRWILSKLNTLISKVDQAFEEYEPTRAARLIQDFTIDDLSNWYVRLNRKRFWRGEYNEDKRSAYQTLYTCLANIAKLSSPVAPFYMDKLYQDLNAVTGLDKAESIHLTDFPKADESIIDEELESKMSLAQTVSSLVHSLRKKHMIKVRQPLSKILVPILNSEFKNQVSAVEELIRSEVNIKAIEFVDDESGILVKNVKPNFRKLGQEYGPKMKEIAGKINQLSAEDISELEANNAFEIEISDQKINLTLEDVEITYQDIPGWSVATEGRITVALDITLDDDLRKEGIARDLVNRVQNLRKDMGLEVQDKINISIEKNEELVNAALEANKEYICSETQALSLAIKDSVTDGNELEMDEYKIKVKIEA
- a CDS encoding AAA family ATPase, with the protein product MEEISKAKDIIKVALVGPECTGKSTLSSLLAKYYNTAWVPEYARQYIDRLDRPYEEKDLLKIAKGQTQLEDKFSEQANKVLICDTDLSVIKIWSEHKYGACYDEILREYHSRKYDLHILTGIDIPWDEDPQRENPHLREFFYDTFKNDLIQRGANFIEVSGSHYERQKKAVKAIDALLNS